Part of the Bacillus sp. THAF10 genome is shown below.
TTTAACATAGTAAGGCCTTCCATTTTCGTGCAATAGTGAATCAACAAGGAAGAATCAGGATCATCCTGCAGTTCATCCATTGTTTTAAATGCAGCATCTATTAATTCTGATTTCTGGTAGACCACATTTGCATGTAATGGCGTGCATAAGAAAAGAAGCATATTGTCACTGATTCTTTCTTGGATAACGCCAGAGCGAACCCCTACAAGACCTTCTACCTTAACGGTTATTCCTGTCTCCTCAAGTATCTCTCGCCTTACCGCCTCATCAACTGTCTCATTTTCTTCCACAAAGCCCGCTGGAAAGGACCATTTCCCCTTAAGTCCGCCATACTTCTTTTTTACCACAAGCCATCTTCCATCGTCTGTCACCACTATTCCCGCTACCGCTAACCATACATTTTCTCTTTTGGCCATCATCTCACCCTTTTTTGCTTTTCTTCTATGTTATCAAGATTTTGAAGGGATGTGTATGGTTGAGAACTTATCACTCTCGAAGAACATGTTTTTTGGGTTTTGGGGGTGGTAATATTACCTCATTTTAGTTATCAAGGGACTCGCTTGGAGGCTTCGTTGGGCGGTATTCGCTTTTTTCTCCTATAATTATGTACATCAAAAAAACCGCCCTACACAAGGACGGTTTTTGCAAAAAATCTATTTTATAATACGTTGAATTTCCCTTTTTTCATTACCAGACCTGCTCCACCGATCATGTAAAGCGCACGGTTATCAACCATTTTCTTCATGAAGGATGCTTTAGAGCCCCAAATCTTGCGTCCGAAAACTACACCAATTGCATCGTCTTCCCCTAAGGAACAAACAGTACCTTTTAGATCAGGAGTAAATGTTTGAAGCTCTCCTTGACCACGAACAAGCACTGCCAAGTTCTTCGCACAAACTTCCCCTTGTTGCATCGCGATTTGTGCTGTTGGAGGGTAAGGACGATTGATTTCTTCGTTGATGATAAGGGAACAGTCACCAACAATGAATACATCCTCGTGACCAGGTGCACGTAAGTAAGGATCTACTTTTACACGACCTCTCATGTTTTCAAAGCCAGAATCCTCTACTAAATGGTTTCCGCGAACTCCCGCAGCCCATACAACTGTGCTAGCTTTGATTTCTTCTACTTCATCGTCTTTTGCAACGATGATTCCCTCAGGAGTAGCTTCTTTAATTGCTGTGCCAATTTTGAATTCTACCCCTTTACGCTCAAGCGTGTTCACTGCATATTCCACTAGCTCTGGG
Proteins encoded:
- a CDS encoding NUDIX domain-containing protein, encoding MAKRENVWLAVAGIVVTDDGRWLVVKKKYGGLKGKWSFPAGFVEENETVDEAVRREILEETGITVKVEGLVGVRSGVIQERISDNMLLFLCTPLHANVVYQKSELIDAAFKTMDELQDDPDSSLLIHYCTKMEGLTMLKETKSMNPGDVFQYSSYKLFF